DNA from Actinoplanes sp. SE50/110:
GAACGGCAGCCACCTCAGGCCCAGCCCGGCCAGCCAGGACCGCTTCTCGCCGGCGGCGAACTCGACGTACGCCCGTGCCCACCTCACCGCCCACGAGTCCTCGTCGCCGAGCCGGTCGAAGCCGGCACTGCCCCGCCAGTCGCTCCAGGCCAGCTCCAGACTGTCGCTGATCCGGGCGCGCCGCTGCTCCGGGCTGTCGACGAAGAACAGCCCGCCGAACGACCACCACGCCTGCCCGCCCAGATTCGCCGCGTTCTCCTGGTCGAGCAGCAGGACCCGCTTGCCGGCGGCGGTCACCTCACGCGCCGCGACCAGCCCGGCCAGCCCGGCGCCGACCACGATGACATCCGTGTCCACGATGACCTCCCGCTCGTTGAAGATATGAGAATGTATCGGATTTTCTCCGATGGGCGCGTCACCAGTGTGTCGCCGCTCGCCCGGCACCCACCCGCGAGCCACACCGCGCCCCCGCGACGCGACAATGACGAGGTGCCGCAGCCGACCCCCACCGCCGACCCGGCCCAGACCCGCGCCGAGCTCGAAAACCTCCGGCCCGACCTGGTCGAACGCTACGACGCGGCACTGCCCGCAGCCCGCGCCGCCGTGCTGCACCGGCTACGCCTGGCGATCGACCGCGAGCCACTGCCCGGCGCCACCTACACCGAGATGGACCCGGTCGACCTCGCCGCGAAACTGTGGCCGGGCACCACCTTGGTCACCGAGATCGCCAACAGCGTCGCCAACCTGGCCCTGGCCCGGGCCGACGCGCTCCCCCCGGCCACCCTGCCCACCGACCTCGCCGCCGTCGAACAGCTGGACACCGACGGACACCCGCGGCACCCGTGCTGCCGCACCCGCGCCGGGATGACCGTCGCCGACGTCCTCGCCTACGCCCCCGAACACCGGCCGGTGATCCGCCTGCGCCGCCTGCGCGTCCCCGCCGAACGCTGGCACGGCACCGGGCAACCCGTCCTCTACGCCCACCCCTGGCAGGCCGCCCGCCTGCTCCGGCGATACCCGTGGCTCACCGACGCCGGCCCGACCCGCCCGATGCGCCCCCTGATGTCGCTGCGCACCGTCGCCCCGGTCAGCGGCGGCCCCCACCTCAAAACCGCCGTCGACGTGCAGATGACCTCCGCCGTACGCACGGTCAGCCCGGCCGCCGTGCACAACGGGCCGATCCTCTCCGAGGCCCTCACCCGCCTCTGCGCCGACCTGCCCATCGACATCCTCGCCGAGACCGAGGCCGGCGCCGTGATCACCGAGGACGGACCGGACCGGCGCCTCGCCCACCTGATCCGCCGCGCCCCCCACCTCGCCCCCGGCGAAACCGCCGTGCCACTCGGCGTTTTCGCCACCCGCTTCCTGCACACCGTCGACGACCCGTACACCTGGCTGACCGCCCTCACCGGCATCCTGTTCACCCCGCTCGCCACCCTGCTGAGCCGCGGCGTCGCCCTGGAGGCACACGGCCAGAACACCCTGGTCGTACTCCGCGACCGGCACCCCGTCCGGATCCTCTACCGCGACCTCGGCGGCGTCCGCGTCGACCGGCGCCTCGGCCTCGACCTGCACGGCGACCTGCCCACCGACGACCCCACCGCACTGCGCACCAAACTCGCCGCGGCCGCCCTCGGCACCGTCGCCACCCAGCTCACCGACGCCTTCGCCACCCACCACGGCGCCGAACCCGGCCGCCTCTGGGCGATCGTCGCCGCCGGCCTGCGCGACCACCCCGCCCTGCTCACCGAACCCCTCCCGATCAAGGCGACCACCGCGATGCGCCTGGCCGCCGACCCGCTGCAGGACATCTGGATCCACCAGCCCAACCCCATGGCGGTGTACGCATGACCTCCAGCCTGACCACCGGCCGCCTCGCCGCGGCCGCCGCGCACACCCAGGCCGCCCTCGCCGTACACGCACCCGACCTGGTCACCGGCTTCCTCGACAACCTGCCCCGGGCCGCCGACACCGTCGGCCGGCGACTGCGCGGCGCCCTCGCCCGCGAAGGCCTCACCGACGACGACGCACCCGGCGCCACCCGGCACGCGTTCCACCGGATCGAATTCGCCCGCTCCGGCGTGGCCGACCCGGTGGACCTGCTCACCGGCATCGACGCACCCCGCTTCGCCGCCGAGATCCGCAACGCGGTGATCAACCTGGCGGTCGCACTGGCCCGGCCCGGCCCGGCCCCCGGCGGCGACGCCGACGAGGCCGCCATCGCCGCCGAACGACTCGCCGTCACCGGACACAACCTGCACCCCTGCGGCCGCACCCGGCTCGGCTGGGACACCTGCGACGTCCTCGCCCACGACCTCGAATCCGGATCCACCGACATCCGATTCATCGCCGTCCGCGATGACGCCCACCTCGGCGACGACCTCAGCACGCACTACCCCGCCATCCCGCGCCCACCGTCCGGTTTCCGGCTGCAGCCCGTCCACGCCTGGCAGCACGACCTCGTCCGCCACCGATACCGCGACCTGTTCGACGCCGGCGTCCTGCGCCCGGCCGACGGCCACCTCGACGCCGTCCCCACCGCCGCCCTGCGCACCCTGCTGCTCCCACCCGCCGCCGACGGCCGCCGCCACTACCTCAAGGTCTCCCTCGACATCCAGATCACCTCCACCCGCCGCAGCATCTCCGTCGCCAGCACCCGCAACGGCCCCGCCGTCTCCGCCCTCCTGCACCGCCTCACCACCGGCGAACCCACCCTGCTGCTGATGGCCGAAACCCACGGCGCCGCCGTCCCCGCCGGCACCGGACGCGACCTGTCCGCCATCGTCCGCGACGGCCTCACCGGCCGCCTGCACCCCGGCGAGGAGGCCATCCCCGGCAGCGCCCTGCCCCACCGGCTCCCCGGCCTGCTCACCCGGCACGGTGGCGGTCCCGCCGCCTGGCTGCGCGACTACACCCGGCTCCTGCTCCCCCCACTGCTCCGCCTCGCCGCCCACGGCGTCGGCATCGAAGCCCACCTGCAGAACTGCCTGCCCACCTTCCTGCACGGCCGGCCCCACCGGCTCGCCCTGCGCGACTTCGCCGGCCTGCGCCTGCACCTGCCCCGCCTCGCCGCCGCCGGCCACGACGTCGACCTCTGGCCCGACTCCGTCGTCGGCACCACCGACCCCGCCGTCATGCGCGCCAAACTCGGCTACACCGCGTTCCAGGCCCACCTCGGCGAACTCGTCCTGCACCTCGACCTCGACGAACCCGACGCCTGGCGGATCATCCGCGACGTCGTCGACGAAACCTACGACGCTCTGGACACCCCGGACGCCCGCGCCGACCACGCCGCCCTCACCGCACCGACCGTCCCGCACAAGGCCCTCGTCCGGATGCGGCTCGCCGACAACGGCGACATCTACCTCCCGGTGGAGAACCCCCTGCATGGCTGAGCCGCCCCCGCACATCACCGACGCGCTCACCGCCCGACCAACCCCGGTCTGCGCCTACCTCTACGACACCACCACGCTGCGCCGCCAGGCCGCCCGCCTGCGCGCCGCCCTGCCACCGCGCACCACCCTGCTCTACGCCGTCAAAGCCAACGGCCACCCGGACGTCGTCCGTGCCCTGCTGTCCGCCTGCGACGGCCTGGAGGTCGCCTCCGGCGGCGAACTCACCCTGGCCCGCCACGCCGGCGCCCGCCGCATCGTCTTCGGCGGCCCCGCCAAGACCGACGCGGAACTCACCGCCGCCATCGACGCCGGCGCCCTGATCAACGTCGAGAGCCCCTTCGAAGCCCGGCGCCTGGCCGCCCTGGGCTTCCGCGGCGACATCTGCCTGCGCATCAACCGCACCACCGTCGCGGTCACCGGCAGCCACACCATGACCGGCAGCCCCACCCCGTTCGGCATCGACGAAAATCAGCTCGCCACCGTCCTGCGTGAACTCCCCCCACAGCTCACCGTCATCGGATTCCACCTGCACGCCGTCTCCAACAACCTCGACGGCGCAGCGCACGCGGCCTTCCTCACGCAGGCCATCGCCTGGTCGATGACGACGGCTTCCCGGTACGGGGTGGACCTGCGCGTCGTCAACGCCGGCGGCGGCCTGGGAATCGACTACACCTCCGACACCTCGATCGACCTCGCCCCGCTGTCCACGGTCACCGTCCCCGACAGCCTCGAACTGATCCTCGAACCGGGCCGCTTCCTGGCCGCCGACGCCGGCTTCTACGCGGCCGAGGTCGTCGACCTGAAAACCACCCACGGCCGCACCTTCGCGGTGCTCCGCGGCGGCACCCACCACTTCCGCCTGCCCGCCGCCTGGGGCTACAGCCACCCGTTCACCATCCTGCCGATCGAGTCCTGGACCCGCCCCTACCCCCGCCCCGAGGTCACCGACACCGAGATCGACGCCGTCGGCGAACTCTGCACCCCCCGCGACGTCCTCACCCGCGGCCAGCACGTCGCCCACCTCCGCGTCGGCGACCTGCTCATCTTCAGCCGGGCCGGCGCCTACGGCTGGGACATCTCCCACCACGACTTCCTCCGCCACCCGCACCCGGAATTCCTCATCATCGACGCGGAGAAATGAGCGACCCCTGAAGTCGCGCACCACGGCCCGGTCGACGACAGCGACCCCTGAAGTCGCGCACCACGGCCCGGTCGACGACGGCGACAAGGTTCCGCCCGACCACTGACGTCGCGCACCACGGCCCGGTCGACGACGGCGGCAAGGTTCCACCCGGCGTTCGGATCACCTGCGTCGATGGCCTTCGGTGCGTGCGGACGCCGGGATCAGCGGCCCGGGAAAAGCCGGCACCACCGGCCGGCCGCGACAACCCGGCACTCGCCCGGGACCATTTTCCGGCAGCGCTCACCCGCCCCGGAAGGGCGCGGGCCGCTTTCAGCCCGATCGCCCGGCAAGCCTCTGCAGTCCGCACTCAGCCCCGGCCCGCCGCAGCCGCCCGGTGGTAGGTCTGCGCACCCCGCCGCGCCGGTGAACAAGCGCCTGATCTCACTACGGAGCGCACTGGCTGTGACCGAAAACGGCGGCGCGAGGAGATGGGCGGCCCGCCTCGACCCGGCGACACGCCCCGGATGCCGCCCAGCGATCCCGGGTGGCCGCGACCTCGCCGCGCACCAACGGGACCTGATCTCTGCGGTTGGGGGCCCGGAACACCGTACAAAAGAATGAATGTGATCGTTGATTTTCGGTTGTCGGCGAAGCCGTCGTATCCGTTCTCGGGGCGGCGTGCCGCACCGCCTCTCTAGCATCCTAGGATTCTAGGTTGTTGGTGGTGACGGTAGGGTCGTCAGGTCCCGGCCGAGGGCGCTGGATCACCACGACGCGAGGGAGCCCGCGCGATGCTTCTGTCCACTCTGGACCCGGACGCCGGCCTTGACGACCTTGAGCCGCTCCGCGAGCTCGTCGGCGGGGCGCGGGTGGTCGGGATCGGCGAGTCGGCGCACAACGTCCGGGAGTATCAGCAGGTCAGGCATCGTTTGGTGCGGTTCCTGGTGGAGCGGATGGGCTTCACCGACGTGGCGCTGGAGTCCGGCTTCAGCGAGGGCCTCGCGGTCGGCCGCTGGATCGCCGGCGCGCACAGCACTGCCCATGACGACCATGACGCAGCGAGCGATGTGCACCCGGACGTCGCCGTGGAAGATCGCGCCGGTGCAGCCGACGACGTGACGGACCGGGGGCTGACCTACGGGTTCGGGGGCACCGCGGAGACGCGGCGACTGATCCGCTGGCTTCGCGAGCACCACCGCACCGGGCGAAATGTTCGGTTCGCCGGTCTGGACCTGCCGGCTCAGCTCGGATCCCTGCTCCCGGCGATCGACGGGGTGGCCCGCTATCTCGCCGAAGCCGACCCCGCCGCCGCCCAGCTGGTTGATCGGATCCGGACGTACGGCAAGGCCTGGGCCAGCCCGCACACCCTGGTGGCGTTCCGCGCCTACCAGGCCGTCCCGCCAGCGGACCGGGACGCGCTGACGATCCTGCTGTCCGAACTCGCCACCCGGATGGAGGCGATGCGCCCGCTGTACGCGCGACGTGGCGCCGGGGACGGATTCGCCACCGCCCGGCACGAGCTGCGCCTGGCGGGCCTGCTCGACCAGATGCTGCGCGCGCAGGTCGCGGCGGTCGGCGGGTCGGGCGTCCACGCCGCGGTGAACGTGCGGGACGCGGCGATGGCAGCCACCGCCCGCCACCTGCTGGCCGGCGGCGGCCGATTGGTGATCTCCGCGGCCAACACCCACCTGCAGCGGATTCCGATCAGCCTGGGCGGCACCTTCGAGGTGCCGGTCGCCGGTGGTCACCTGGCCGGCGACCTGGGCGACGACTACCTGTCGATCGCGGTCACCTGCGGCGGGGGCCGAACTCCGACCCGGCGGCCCGCCCCGGGTACCGAGAGCGGTGTCGAGGTGCTCACCGTCGACCTCGCCGAGCCGGTCCCGGGCAGCCTCGAGGCGCTGCTCCCCCACGACGGCGTCCGGATCACCGATCTGCGCCCGCTGCGCGGCACACCGGAGGCACCGCGCCGGTTCCGCAATCTCGACGGCTACATCGAGCTGCCGGCCGCGGACGCCTTCGACTTCGCCGTACTGGTGCCGGCGATCGGCGAGAACCCGGTGATCTCCTGACCGCGGCCGTGATCGCGGGCCGCGGCCAGGAGCAGCGCGGCCGCGGCGCCGTCCTGCACCGCCACACCGACCGACTTGTACAGCGTCAACTCGGCGTCGTCGAGCCGTCCGGGCGCGGTTCCGGCGATCACCTCGCCCAGCTCGGCCCGCACGTGTCCGGCGGTGATCAGCCCGGCGGCCAGCGGCTGCGCCAGATCCGGGGTGGGTGGCACGGCGCGCAGCGCGGCGTCCCGTGACTCCACGAACAGCGCCGCCCCGGCCACCGTCGCATCGTCCACCTCTCGGCCGTCCAGCCGGTAGCCGACCGAGGTCACATGGGTGCCGGGCGCCAGCCACTCCCGGCGGATCGGCGGCCGCACCGCGAAACTCGCCCCGCACACCACGTCGGCCCCGCGCAGCGCCGTCCGATGGTCGGCGACGGCCCGCACCCGCATGGGCAGCACCGCGGACAGCTCCTCCGCCAGCGCGGCGGCCCGGTCCGGCGACGAACCGGCGACGCGCACCTCCCGGAACGGCCGCACCCGGCTCACCGCCACCGCGTGCGCCCGCGCCTGCACCCCGGTCCCGGCGATCGCCAGCACCGCGGCGTCCGGCCTGGCCAGCAGCCGCACCGACAGCGCCGAGCAGGCCGCCGTCCGGGCCGCGGTCAGCCACCCGGCATCGATCATCGCAACCGGCACGCCGTTCTCCGGATCGAAAACGACGATCATCGCCTGCCGTACGGGTACATCCCCGCCCGCATTGCCCGGGAACACACTGACCACCTTGGTGGTGAGCGCCCCCAGCGCCGGAATCCAGCTCGGCATGTCGAGGAGCCCGGCCCCGTCCACCAGCAGGCTCGCCCGCGGCGGCAGGTGCGCCCGCCCGCAGCTCAGCTCGCGCAGGGCGGTGGCCATCGCCGCCGTCAGCGCGTCCAGGTCACACAGAGCTTCCACATCGGCGCCGGTCAGTACAAGCACCGGAGCACCCTATCCCGGAAGTCCGCCGGCGATGGGCGCGCCGGGTGCGGGCTGCCATGCCCCGGTCTCCTCCCTGCGGCCCGGCCCCGGAGGCCTGGCGACCAGACTGTCGCCATCAAGCGGACCGACTGGTCCGCGGTAACCGAGCAGAGGCTCCCCGGAGGCCGCCTGCGTCGTCGGCCACTGGACCGCCGAGCACGACGGCGAGCCGTTAAGTTCTTTGAATGCGGTATCTGACCCGTAACTTCGCTGTCGGTGCTCTGCGGCGCGGTGGCGAGGTCGAGCAGTTTCTCAGCGCCGATGACGAAACCGTGCGATGGGTGAGCGTCCGCCCGGCCGGGGAGGGTTTCCTGGTCGTCGTGCATCGCCGGCAGAGCCTCGGCGATCCCCGATTCGGCGACCTGCCCAGCCTGCCGCCACCTCCGGCCGGCTTCGAGTTCGAGAACGTGCCCGTCGCCCGCGCCGCCGGACCGGAGGAGGCACTGTCCGGCGCCGAACTGGCTGCTGCCGCCCGCCCTGACCGCTGGGTCAACTGCGGGGTGGCCGGCGACGACTGTCGCGAGTTTCTCCGCGCCCGGTGGCAGTCGGGCGGCGGGCTTATCAGGCGATGGCCAGGGTCCAGTTCTCGCCGTTGTCGGCGCCGCTGCAGGGGTTGAAGGGGTGGTCGCCCTCCAGGCAGACGCGGAAGGTGACCTGACGGCCCTTGGCGAAGTCGTGCCGGAATCGGAGGGTTTCGCCGGCTGCGCGGGAGCCCCATTGGGTGCCGGTCTGCACGGCCCCGGCCGGCGTGGTGTAGCGGTATTCCAGGTAGGCGCGTTCGGTGCCGGTGATGCGCTTGGTCACCGTGAAGGCGTCGGCCGGGGCGTCGAAGCGGGCTTCGGCGAGCAGGCGGCTGTCCTCGTCGTAGACCTGGGCGGTGGCGGACACTGCCGGCGCGGCGGCAGAAGACCGCGCGGCCGCGGAAGACGGCGCGGCGATCGGAGAGGGTGCGGCGGCGAGGGCCGGGTGCGGGATGGCGGCGAGGGACGTGGCCGCGGTGAGCAGGGCGGCAGGGAGAACGTTCTTCATCACTACACCTCCGGAAGACGGGCGAAGCCACGGTGAGGCCGGTGGGGGGCCCGCACCGGAGGTGTAGTGATCTTGTACCCGTCGACAGATCCGACAAAACCTGAAAAATGCTCAACTGTGTCGTTCAGCGGCGGAGCGGGTCAGGCAGAACTCGTTGCCGGCCGGGTCGCGCAGCACCGCCCAGCCCGCGCCGTCCGGGGTGCGGTGGTCGGCGAACAGCGTGGCGCCGGCCCGCAGCAGCCGGTCGATCTCCGCGTCGCGCCCCCCGTCCCGCGGGGTCAGGCAGACGTGGACGCGGTTCTTGGCCTGCTTGGGCTCGGGCACCGTCTGGAAGTACAGCCGCGGGCCGTCCGGCGGCTCGATGACCACCTCGGGATCGCCGGGCGCGCATTCCGGGTGCACCGGATGCCCGATCACCCCGGACCAGAACACCGCGAGCGCGTACGCGTCGGCCGCATCGAACGAGACGTTGCGAATGAGGGAGCTCATCGGCCGACTCTAGGCGCGCACCTCAACTCGGGCGACCGGCGGCCGATGTCTGCGGGCATGACGGATGGCATCGGTGGGGAGCGGTGGTTCGGCAGTGGGCACAGCACGCTGAGCGATCCGGCCGCGGCCGGGGCGGAGGCGGCCGCCGGCGCGCTGGGCGGGCGGGTGCCGGCCGTCGTGTTCGTGTTCTGCTCGGTCGGCTACCAGGTGCCCGAGCTGTTCGACGCGCTGCGGGCGCAGGCCGGGCCGGCCACGGTGATCGTCGGCTGCACGACGTCGGGGCAGTTGGCCGAGGGGCGGGTGAGTCGGGCCGGGGTGGCCATGACGGCGTGGGGCGGGGCGGGGTTCTCCGTCCGTACCCAGGTGTCGGAGAGCGTGAGTGGCCGCCTCCGGGAGTCGGGAGCGCGGGCCGCGTCGGCACTGGCCGGGATCGATGCGGAGCATCGGGCGTTGCTGATGATCGGGGACGGGTTGACCGGCACCCAGCACGAAATCGTGCGCGGCGCCTTCTCGGTGGCCGGCGCGGCGATCCCGCTGGTCGGCGGGTGCGCCGGGGACGACCTGACGTATGTGCGGACCTACCAGTTCCACGGCGGTCGCGACGGGGTGGCGATCCTGTCCGACGCGGTGGTCGGGGTGGCGGTCGGCTCGGATCGGCCGCTCGGGGTGGGCATCGCACACGGCTGGCGCAAGGACGGCGACGCGCTGGTGGTGACCAGCAGCCGTGACGGACGGGTGCTGGAGCTCGACGGCGAACCGGCCCTGGACGTCTTCCTGCGCCGGCTGGGCGTGGACGAGTCCGCGCTCGACGACCCGGCCGGGTTCCGGGAGCTGGCGTTCCACCACCCGCTGGGGCTGTCCCGGCGCAGCGGCGAGGACATCCGGGTGATCCACGACGGAAACCGGACCGACCGGTCGCTGCTCTGCCTGGCCGACGTGCCGCAGGGCGCGCTGGTCTGGCTGATGGAGAGCGACAGCGACGCGCTGCTCGACGGGGCCGGCGAGGCGGCCGGGCAGGCGCTCGACGCGCTGGGCGGGGTCCCGGCGCTGGGCATGCTGGTGTTCGACTGCGCGGCCCGCTGGATCAAGCTGGGTGAGGCGGGGGTGGAGCGGGAGAACGCCGAGATCGGCAAACGGCTCGACGGCGTGCCGTACGGCGGCTTCTACACCAACGGGGAGATCGCCCGGGTCCGTGGCGCCCTCGGCATGCACCACTTCACCCTGGTCACCCTGGCCCTGGCCTGAGAACGGACAGCACGATGAACCACTGGTCGACCCATCAGCTCACCGAGTTCTTCGCCGCGGTCTGCGCGCCGCAGGAGGAACACTCCGCGATCATGGTCGCCGTCGAACGGGCTGCCGAGGTGCTGGAGACCGAGATCGGGGCGGTGCTGCGCGACGGCCGGGTCGAGGTGGCCTGGGGCGCGAGCCGCGAGCAGCTGCAGTCCCTGCTGGACGGTGACCCGCGGCCGGCGATGCTGACCGTGCCCGGGATCGGTGAGCTGCACGTGAGCACCGTCCGGTTCGGGGCGAAGCCGGGCGGGACGCTGCTGCTGGCCCGGGCCGGCGACCCGCTGGACCCGGAGGAGCGGCAGCTGCTGCAGGCGATGGCGCAGACGCTGGGCCTGGCGCTGACCAACATCGGCCTGCTCACCACGGAACGGTCGCTGCGCGAGGACCGGGAGCGGGAGGCGTCCG
Protein-coding regions in this window:
- a CDS encoding VOC family protein, which produces MSSLIRNVSFDAADAYALAVFWSGVIGHPVHPECAPGDPEVVIEPPDGPRLYFQTVPEPKQAKNRVHVCLTPRDGGRDAEIDRLLRAGATLFADHRTPDGAGWAVLRDPAGNEFCLTRSAAERHS
- a CDS encoding alanine racemase; the protein is MAEPPPHITDALTARPTPVCAYLYDTTTLRRQAARLRAALPPRTTLLYAVKANGHPDVVRALLSACDGLEVASGGELTLARHAGARRIVFGGPAKTDAELTAAIDAGALINVESPFEARRLAALGFRGDICLRINRTTVAVTGSHTMTGSPTPFGIDENQLATVLRELPPQLTVIGFHLHAVSNNLDGAAHAAFLTQAIAWSMTTASRYGVDLRVVNAGGGLGIDYTSDTSIDLAPLSTVTVPDSLELILEPGRFLAADAGFYAAEVVDLKTTHGRTFAVLRGGTHHFRLPAAWGYSHPFTILPIESWTRPYPRPEVTDTEIDAVGELCTPRDVLTRGQHVAHLRVGDLLIFSRAGAYGWDISHHDFLRHPHPEFLIIDAEK
- a CDS encoding IucA/IucC family protein, with protein sequence MPQPTPTADPAQTRAELENLRPDLVERYDAALPAARAAVLHRLRLAIDREPLPGATYTEMDPVDLAAKLWPGTTLVTEIANSVANLALARADALPPATLPTDLAAVEQLDTDGHPRHPCCRTRAGMTVADVLAYAPEHRPVIRLRRLRVPAERWHGTGQPVLYAHPWQAARLLRRYPWLTDAGPTRPMRPLMSLRTVAPVSGGPHLKTAVDVQMTSAVRTVSPAAVHNGPILSEALTRLCADLPIDILAETEAGAVITEDGPDRRLAHLIRRAPHLAPGETAVPLGVFATRFLHTVDDPYTWLTALTGILFTPLATLLSRGVALEAHGQNTLVVLRDRHPVRILYRDLGGVRVDRRLGLDLHGDLPTDDPTALRTKLAAAALGTVATQLTDAFATHHGAEPGRLWAIVAAGLRDHPALLTEPLPIKATTAMRLAADPLQDIWIHQPNPMAVYA
- a CDS encoding ornithine cyclodeaminase family protein — protein: MLVLTGADVEALCDLDALTAAMATALRELSCGRAHLPPRASLLVDGAGLLDMPSWIPALGALTTKVVSVFPGNAGGDVPVRQAMIVVFDPENGVPVAMIDAGWLTAARTAACSALSVRLLARPDAAVLAIAGTGVQARAHAVAVSRVRPFREVRVAGSSPDRAAALAEELSAVLPMRVRAVADHRTALRGADVVCGASFAVRPPIRREWLAPGTHVTSVGYRLDGREVDDATVAGAALFVESRDAALRAVPPTPDLAQPLAAGLITAGHVRAELGEVIAGTAPGRLDDAELTLYKSVGVAVQDGAAAALLLAAARDHGRGQEITGFSPIAGTSTAKSKASAAGSSM
- a CDS encoding IucA/IucC family protein, with product MTSSLTTGRLAAAAAHTQAALAVHAPDLVTGFLDNLPRAADTVGRRLRGALAREGLTDDDAPGATRHAFHRIEFARSGVADPVDLLTGIDAPRFAAEIRNAVINLAVALARPGPAPGGDADEAAIAAERLAVTGHNLHPCGRTRLGWDTCDVLAHDLESGSTDIRFIAVRDDAHLGDDLSTHYPAIPRPPSGFRLQPVHAWQHDLVRHRYRDLFDAGVLRPADGHLDAVPTAALRTLLLPPAADGRRHYLKVSLDIQITSTRRSISVASTRNGPAVSALLHRLTTGEPTLLLMAETHGAAVPAGTGRDLSAIVRDGLTGRLHPGEEAIPGSALPHRLPGLLTRHGGGPAAWLRDYTRLLLPPLLRLAAHGVGIEAHLQNCLPTFLHGRPHRLALRDFAGLRLHLPRLAAAGHDVDLWPDSVVGTTDPAVMRAKLGYTAFQAHLGELVLHLDLDEPDAWRIIRDVVDETYDALDTPDARADHAALTAPTVPHKALVRMRLADNGDIYLPVENPLHG
- a CDS encoding erythromycin esterase family protein; amino-acid sequence: MLLSTLDPDAGLDDLEPLRELVGGARVVGIGESAHNVREYQQVRHRLVRFLVERMGFTDVALESGFSEGLAVGRWIAGAHSTAHDDHDAASDVHPDVAVEDRAGAADDVTDRGLTYGFGGTAETRRLIRWLREHHRTGRNVRFAGLDLPAQLGSLLPAIDGVARYLAEADPAAAQLVDRIRTYGKAWASPHTLVAFRAYQAVPPADRDALTILLSELATRMEAMRPLYARRGAGDGFATARHELRLAGLLDQMLRAQVAAVGGSGVHAAVNVRDAAMAATARHLLAGGGRLVISAANTHLQRIPISLGGTFEVPVAGGHLAGDLGDDYLSIAVTCGGGRTPTRRPAPGTESGVEVLTVDLAEPVPGSLEALLPHDGVRITDLRPLRGTPEAPRRFRNLDGYIELPAADAFDFAVLVPAIGENPVIS
- a CDS encoding FIST signal transduction protein, producing MTDGIGGERWFGSGHSTLSDPAAAGAEAAAGALGGRVPAVVFVFCSVGYQVPELFDALRAQAGPATVIVGCTTSGQLAEGRVSRAGVAMTAWGGAGFSVRTQVSESVSGRLRESGARAASALAGIDAEHRALLMIGDGLTGTQHEIVRGAFSVAGAAIPLVGGCAGDDLTYVRTYQFHGGRDGVAILSDAVVGVAVGSDRPLGVGIAHGWRKDGDALVVTSSRDGRVLELDGEPALDVFLRRLGVDESALDDPAGFRELAFHHPLGLSRRSGEDIRVIHDGNRTDRSLLCLADVPQGALVWLMESDSDALLDGAGEAAGQALDALGGVPALGMLVFDCAARWIKLGEAGVERENAEIGKRLDGVPYGGFYTNGEIARVRGALGMHHFTLVTLALA